A window of the Cystobacter fuscus genome harbors these coding sequences:
- the chrA gene encoding chromate efflux transporter, translated as MARAQALKEVALLFLRLGFTAFGGPAAHVALMEDEVVRRRRWLTRDEFLDLLGATNLIPGPNSTELAIHLGHRRGGWAGLLVAGVCFILPAMLLTLGAAWAYVRWGTLPSLEGVLYGVKPVIIAVVLQALWGLGRSAVKTRVLAAVALAAVLANGLGLHELLVLLGAGVLMVLWQGGRRAADRDGAPKGIDGRRVGGPLVPLGLAAGVTSAVPFSLGGLFLFFVKVGSVLYGSGYVLLAFLRTDLVERWGWLGEAQLLDAVAVGQVTPGPVFTTATFIGYVLGGVPGAVVATVGIFLPAFFFVAVSGPLVPRLRRSWVAGAVLDGVNVASLALMARVTWELGRAALVDTVTVGLALVSALLLLRYRINSVWLIVGGAAVGLLRLSW; from the coding sequence ATGGCTCGCGCGCAAGCGTTGAAGGAAGTGGCGCTGCTCTTCCTGCGGCTCGGCTTCACCGCCTTTGGCGGACCCGCGGCCCATGTCGCCCTGATGGAGGACGAGGTGGTGCGCCGGCGCCGCTGGCTCACCCGCGACGAGTTCCTCGATCTGCTGGGCGCGACGAACCTCATCCCAGGGCCGAACTCGACGGAGCTGGCCATCCACCTGGGCCACCGGCGGGGCGGATGGGCGGGCCTGCTGGTGGCGGGCGTCTGCTTCATCCTCCCCGCGATGCTGCTCACCCTGGGGGCCGCCTGGGCGTATGTCCGCTGGGGCACCCTGCCCTCCCTGGAAGGCGTGCTGTACGGAGTGAAGCCCGTCATCATCGCGGTGGTGCTCCAGGCCCTCTGGGGCCTCGGCCGGAGCGCGGTGAAGACCCGCGTGCTCGCCGCGGTCGCACTGGCCGCCGTGCTCGCCAACGGCCTGGGCCTGCACGAGTTGCTCGTCCTGTTGGGCGCCGGGGTGCTCATGGTGCTCTGGCAGGGGGGGCGGCGCGCGGCGGACCGGGACGGAGCGCCAAAGGGGATCGACGGGAGGCGGGTGGGAGGACCCCTGGTGCCGCTGGGCCTCGCGGCCGGAGTCACGAGCGCCGTGCCCTTCAGCCTGGGAGGACTGTTCCTCTTCTTCGTCAAGGTGGGCTCCGTGCTCTACGGCAGCGGCTATGTGCTGCTGGCCTTCCTGCGCACGGACCTGGTGGAGCGCTGGGGTTGGCTGGGCGAGGCGCAGTTGCTGGACGCGGTGGCGGTGGGACAGGTGACGCCCGGCCCCGTCTTCACCACGGCCACGTTCATCGGCTACGTGCTGGGGGGCGTGCCCGGCGCGGTGGTCGCGACCGTGGGCATCTTCCTGCCGGCCTTCTTCTTCGTCGCGGTGAGTGGACCGCTGGTGCCGCGCCTGCGCCGCTCGTGGGTGGCCGGTGCCGTGCTCGACGGCGTCAACGTGGCCTCGCTCGCGTTGATGGCCCGCGTCACCTGGGAGCTGGGCCGGGCGGCCCTGGTGGACACGGTGACGGTGGGGCTCGCGCTCGTCAGCGCCCTGCTCCTGTTGCGCTATCGCATCAACTCCGTCTGGCTCATCGTCGGCGGCGCGGCCGTGGGGCTTCTGCGTCTCTCCTGGTGA
- a CDS encoding DUF4334 domain-containing protein produces MSTDDALALFDSLEPVDLDFMMGRWVGAGFDTHHPMDGLLETFGWYGKAFVTPDDVHPLLFRRGGGVVSISPRFMPMGLLWKLRLPRSALLNALSLPLKFALQTRRARARVRMMEHRGKVSATMIYDDLPIHDVFRKLDAVTVLGAMDLKGMPQPFFFQLRREGA; encoded by the coding sequence ATGTCCACCGACGATGCCCTCGCGCTCTTCGATTCCCTGGAGCCGGTCGACCTCGACTTCATGATGGGGCGCTGGGTCGGCGCCGGCTTCGACACGCACCATCCCATGGACGGCCTGCTCGAGACCTTCGGCTGGTACGGCAAGGCCTTCGTCACGCCCGACGACGTGCACCCGCTGCTGTTTCGCCGTGGCGGCGGCGTCGTCAGCATCAGCCCGCGCTTCATGCCCATGGGCCTGCTCTGGAAGCTTCGCCTGCCGCGCTCGGCGTTGCTCAACGCGCTGTCGTTGCCGCTCAAGTTCGCGCTGCAGACCCGTCGCGCTCGTGCCCGCGTGCGCATGATGGAGCACCGCGGCAAGGTGAGCGCGACGATGATCTACGACGACCTGCCCATCCACGACGTGTTCCGCAAGCTCGACGCCGTCACCGTGCTCGGCGCGATGGACCTGAAGGGAATGCCGCAGCCATTCTTCTTCCAGCTGCGCCGCGAAGGCGCCTGA